The genomic interval TTGTGTCTCCTCCTGTGTCTCATGTTAGTTACGTCTTGTGTTTCTTCTTCGTTGGTGAATCTCAGGCGTTTACTTCCTGGGCAAATATGCCCAGAAGAAGTTGAGGGAGCTGCAGGAGAAGGAGGCGACGGAGTACATCGCTCAGGCGAGAAGACAGTTTCACTTTGAAAGCAACCAGAGGACCTGCAACATGACGGGTAAAGTATACCCGACTTATTTAATCATGAGCTGCACTTCACAAACTCCTCCATCCGTCCTTTCCCAGGAGGTGGGATCTCTGAATTCCTGCgtcattaaagtgtgtgtgtgtgtgtgtgtgtgtgtgtgtgtgtgtgtgtgtgtggtgtgtgtgtcacagtgttgtCCATGTTGCCTCCACTGAAAGAAGCCATCGTCAATCAACTCAACTCTGAAAGTCTCACCGCGCTGCTCAAGACCAAGTAACACTCTGTTTATTCTACTATTGTAAACACAAATGTCCACTAATGTGacttcttctgtggttgaacTGTTTTTAGTGACTTTTAGGAAGTTTCTCGGaaacaaaagtgttttctgCGTATAAATCCAGTCGTGATTGTGAgcttgaatgtgaatgtttttatgTCACAGACCAGCAAATAAACTGGAGATCTGGGAAGATTTGAAGATCCTCAGTAAGTTCACTTTCTTTTCTAATCTCATTCTCAGAGAGATTAGACGCTTGTTTAATCTGAGTTTAATGTCGTTGATGTTCAGGTTTCACTCGCACCCTGGTGGCAGTTTACAGCACCTGCATGTTGGTCGTGTTACTGAGGATCCAGCTCAACGTCATCGGAGGATATTTGTACCTGGACAACTCAGTGGGGAAGAACGGCACTGTGagcattcatgcattcattcattcactcactcactcactcactcactcattcattcattcattcattcattcattcattcattaacacTGGACTTTGGTTTTATGTCTCAAGTGTCTCATGATATCATTGCTTTACAATGACACAGAGACCTTATTGTCCTCATTTTTtccagaaagtgaggacattttcagaaagtggTTAAACGCTCGACTCCGCCTTTGCTTTGGAAGTCGttgactgtttgtgttgttgttgtcgtcttcaGGCCCCTCTCACTCCTCCAGATGTTCAGCAGCAGTATCTGTCCAGTATCCAGCACCTGTTAGGAGATGGTacgatccacacacacacacacacacacacgattgtCTCAGTCTGGTCCCTGACGTCCGTGTGTCTGTCCAGGTTTGACAGAGCTGATGTCGGCGGTGAAGAAAGCCGTGCAGAACTCACTGGGAGGGTGAGACGCTTGTGATCGTTGAAGTTGCTGCTtcggtgtgagtgtgtttttaaagtgtgtgtgcgtgtgtgcatgtgtgtgtgtgtgtacagtgtgtctCTCAAacagtctctgtctctgctggagTTGGAGCAGCAGATCAGTTGGATCAGAGCGGAAGTCGAGTCCACGTCAGAGCGCTCACTGTCCTGGTACATGCTCGCTGACGACCAGGAGGTCCTCACTGACCaggtcagaacacacacacacacacacgcacgcacgcacgcacacagacacacacacactcacacactcacacagctgtGTCTCTTTGATCTTCAGGCGTGTGGTTTGACAGAAGACGACGTCATGACAATCAGGCTGTTAAACGAGACCAGAGACATGATGGACAGGTGAACTTTaccttcttcatcatcatcatcatcctcatcatcatcatgactgtgtgtgtgtgtgtgtgtgacctcagtCCTAACTTCAGCACCGTCCTCGACGCGTGTCTGAACCGTGGCTTCTCTCGTCTCCTCGACAACCTGGCCGAGTTCTTCCGCCCGCCTCCTGGTGACTCCGCCCCCAGCTCTGCACCCGATTGGTGAGCTGCTTGAAGGACACGCCCACACCTTCCCAGAATATTTTAAATTCTCTCTTTTACATGTTTCATGtaatgttggtgtgtttttgtttgttttctttgtcatttttgtgtgtgtgtgtgtgtgtatgtgtgtgtgcagtctgtCTGTAGTGAGTCTGCCTCTGGCGAAGGTCGTCCCCATCATCAACGGTCAGATCAACACCATCTGCAGTGAAATTCCGAGTCACTTTGTTCAGGTAAAACACaactcactcacacgcacacgcacacgcacacacagagtgagtgaggTTTACAAACATCGACGTTTCTGACGTTAGAATCTCTGTGAATGTGAGTTCAGTAgattgtgagtgtgtttaaatcccgcccccctcccctccccccctctgttTCAGGACCTGCTGCTCAATGACCAGGTGAAGGAATTCGCCGCCAACGTGTACGAGACGTTCAGCACGCCGCAGGAGCTGCAGAAGTGACCCGGGGGGAGGGCGCACAGagctcctcccccttttctgTGCAACGGCGGCGCAGCTGCGACCACAGCAGTGCATCCTTGGAGAAGTCACAAAACTGAAGGAACAGGAATCTCCAGACAGTTTCTCGTCGTCGTCTGTCGCACGTTTacgttttctcttcttcttcttcgtttgTCTCAGAATCAAACTTGTGCGTTTTCtcggcagcggcagcagtttTTGCGTTTTTTGGGGGGAGAAAAAGGCgtaagaaataaaaagaacattttagaaCATGTAAAATCTTCTGATTTCAGTCTCTTCCACTAGGTGTCACTCTCCGACTCGTCGAGACATGATTTACGTCTCTGAACAGCGTTaacgtcacttcctgtttgtttgaatgtttttttttttgactcaaaAATGAaattccaacttttttttatttaaatatctaaaATGAGCatcaccttttgtttttctaatttcatACACTACATgtagagttgttgtttttatatttaatgacgTATTAAACGATCACACGTtcaaatctgctgctgctgatttaaaCGTCACAGAGGCAAGAGTTTTTTTAATCGTTTAATCTTTTGTGAATTTAAAGCAGatttagtgaaaaaaaaacagaaacatgagtTCATgttctttccctttttcttttcttcacttcACTCAACGATTCCTCGTGTGGACAAAGATCTATTTTTAAACTCGGGCGGCGTCGCTGTGAGGGAAGTTTCTGGAAAGTTTcgatcttcaaaataaaaggtgatTAACTTTTTCTCGGTTTTTAAACagtttcaataaaacaaacaactttcaCTGTTTCAGTCGCAGACGACGTCCGGCGACGCCCACTCAGCTCCTGATACTTCACTCGcgttaaaaatgaaagaaataaaaaaaattatgtcaTGACGCTGGAAATGtacatttgtaaaaataaagacagaatgaTTAATAAAGAGATTTCAAATATTCTCAATATTcctgttatttatacatatttatacatacactatatatttatgtacatatataagtatatgtatacatgtacatgcatatatacttatatatgtacataaacatatatatatacatatatgtatatactgtacatatatatgtatataatgaatCCTTCTGTTTCTCCACTTTgtgtcagcagggggcgccacagcagcAAACACCGATCATGAGATAAAAAGTGGTGATCAATGTTCATTATTGTGACTCAgcacttttttaaaagcatgacacctggcttttcattttaattcctTTATGGAGGAAATAATTTTCCATGGTGGCAAATTAATcacaagctgtgtgtgtgtgtgtgtaaattaaaaccatttatatgtatatatatatatatatacacagtctATCATGTTAAAATGGGATTAtataaaatcactggttttccaaaaaaaagccaaaaaaaaatgtcatcaaaacacaaatgaatcTTTCataggactgtgtgtgtgtgtgtgtgtgtgtgtgtgtgtgtgtgtgtgtgtgtgtggtgactcAGAAGATGGTGACATCATCTTCCTCTGACATT from Solea solea chromosome 17, fSolSol10.1, whole genome shotgun sequence carries:
- the pex3 gene encoding peroxisomal biogenesis factor 3 is translated as MFSSVWNFIKRHKRKFIFTGAVVGGVYFLGKYAQKKLRELQEKEATEYIAQARRQFHFESNQRTCNMTVLSMLPPLKEAIVNQLNSESLTALLKTKPANKLEIWEDLKILSFTRTLVAVYSTCMLVVLLRIQLNVIGGYLYLDNSVGKNGTAPLTPPDVQQQYLSSIQHLLGDGLTELMSAVKKAVQNSLGGVSLKQSLSLLELEQQISWIRAEVESTSERSLSWYMLADDQEVLTDQACGLTEDDVMTIRLLNETRDMMDSPNFSTVLDACLNRGFSRLLDNLAEFFRPPPGDSAPSSAPDCLSVVSLPLAKVVPIINGQINTICSEIPSHFVQDLLLNDQVKEFAANVYETFSTPQELQK